The following proteins are encoded in a genomic region of Takifugu flavidus isolate HTHZ2018 chromosome 3, ASM371156v2, whole genome shotgun sequence:
- the sepsecs gene encoding O-phosphoseryl-tRNA(Sec) selenium transferase — protein sequence MNGENFSLSEKVVSASYIRQGSQARRSHEQLIRRLLEQGKCPEEGWSESTIELFLSELAVMDSNNFLGNCGVGEREGRVASSLVARRHYRLIHGIGRSGDIAAIQPKAAGSSLLNKLTNSVVLDVLKLSGVRSVASCFVVPMATGMSLTLCFLTLRHRRPKARYIVWPRIDQKSCFKAMITAGFEPVVIQNLLEGDELRTDLGAVEQKIQELGPENILCVHSTTSCFAPRVPDRLEELATMCAKYDVPHIVNNAYGVQASKCMHLIQQGARVGRIDAFVQSLDKNFMVPVGGAIIAGFDETFIQEISRMYPGRASASPSLDVLITLLALGASGYKKLLSERKDMYSLLAQELKALASSHGERLLHTPHNPVSLAMSLDALQARGNTALTQLGSMLFTRQVSGARVVPLGAEQTVSGHLFRGFMSHSDSYPCPYLNAASAIGITREDVALSIKRLDKCLRSLKKGGDGGPPPRGSHSRRTTARTEIKSPPST from the exons ATGAACGGCGAGAACTTCAGCCTGAGCGAGAAGGTCGTGTCTGCCTCCTACATCCGTCAGGGGAGTCAGGCTCGCCGCAGCCACGAGCAGCTCATCAGACGCCTGCTGGAGCAG GGCAAGTGTCCCGAGGAAGGATGGAGCGAGAGCACCATCGAGCTCTTCCTGAGCGAGCTGGCCGTGATGGACAGCAACAACTTCCTGGGTAACTGTGGGGTGGGAGAGCGGGAAGGTCGGGTGGCCTCCAGCCTGGTGGCTCGGCGACATTACAG GCTGATCCACGGTATCGGCCGGTCCGGCGACATCGCTGCCATTCAGCCCAAAGCCGCAGGATCCAGTTTGCTCAATAAGCTGACCAACTCGGTCGTGCTGGACGTCTTGAAGCTCTCCG GCGTCCGAAGTGTAGCTAGCTGCTTCGTCGTTCCCATGGCAACGGGGATGAGCTTGACCCTGTGTTTCCTGACGCTCCGTCATCGCAGGCCCAAGGCTCGTTACATCGTTTGGCCCCGCATCGACCAGAAGTCGTGCTTCAAAGCCATGATCACCGCAG GTTTCGAACCGGTGGTGatccagaaccttctggaggGCGATGAGCTACGGACGGACCTGGGCGCCGTGGAACAGAAGATCCAGGAACTGGGACCTGAGAACATCCTGTGTGTTCATTCCACAACTTCCTGCTTCGCCCCGCGCGTCCCCGACAG gctggaggagctggccaCCATGTGCGCCAAGTACGACGTTCCACACATCGTGAACAACGCGTACGGCGTGCAGGCGTCCAAGTGCATGCACCTGATCCAGCAG GGCGCCCGTGTCGGGAGGATCGACGCCTTTGTGCAGAGCCTGGACAAGAACTTCATGGTTCCAGTAGGCGGCGCTATTATCGCAGGTTTTGATGAGACCTTCATTCAGGAGATCAGCAGGATGTACCCCG GTCGAGCGTCGGCCTCGCCGTCCCTGGACGTCCTCATCACCCTCCTGGCTCTGGGAGCCAGCGGCTACAAGAAGCTCCTGTCAGAGCGAAAG GACATGTATTCCCTGCTGGCCCAGGAGCTGAAGGCCCTGGCCTCGTCCCACGGGGAGCGGCTGCTGCACACCCCTCACAACCCCGTCTCCCTGG ccaTGTCCTTGGACGCCCTCCAGGCCCGGGGCAACACGGCGCTGACCCAGCTGGGCTCCATGCTCTTCACGCGGCAGGTGTCAGGAGCCAG GGTGGTACCGCTGGGCGCCGAGCAGACCGTGAGCGGACACCTGTTCCGCGGCTTCATGTCCCACTCGGACTCGTACCCGTGTCCTTACCTGAACGCCGCCTCGGCCATCGGCATCACCCGTGAAGACGTGGCGCTGTCCATCAAGAGACTGGACAAGTGTCTGAGGAGCCTGAAGAAAGGGGGGGACGGCGGCCCCCCCCCACGGGGGAGTCACAGCCGGAGGACGACGGCCAGGACTGAAATAAAATCCCCTCCGTCAACTTGA
- the ccdc149a gene encoding coiled-coil domain-containing protein 149-A isoform X3 encodes MMQFSKRSETDWQGLVSEFLVCKRKLESKKDALLILSKELDTCQQERDQYKLMANQLRERHQGLKKKYRELIDGDPSLPPEKRHQVNLAQLLGNSKEREKKLTEELKELNQRLTEAQGDNKLLRMTITRQRLGDEEVGARHFPAHEREDLVRQLERAGLQLEEAEHNVKAVTDELQDVKAERNVFREKACRLNVELNHVLGNREARVIDVDALCMENRYLHDRFGQLQEEVDLLKSNILKYKMALERRKNSGKPHAALSGVLSAKQVQETLLVERGCSLPATPQSISDLKSLATALLETIHEKNLVIQHQRHTNRILGNRVADLEKKLKTLEVSGLWSLPGDRSSHDSWWGSGAAGSDPGTDGVSGGDAPVLLGPLAGAETDGTGGRATGAVTLTEEPSVPELGEGRSPVEEAGHEEEGAEDEELGSTVEEGEEAAVALGALSAGAGFPWLPGKHGGPDEGGNADPERTDAAMSTERPGTREVDAHRR; translated from the exons ATGATGCAGTTTTCCAAGCGGAGCGAGACCGACTGGCAGGGGCTCGTCAGCGAG TTCCTGGTGTGTAAACGGAAGCTGGAGAGCAAGAAGGACGCGCTGCTCATCCTGTCCAAGGAGCTGGACACCTGCCAGCAGGAGCGGGACCAGTACAAGCTGATGGCCAACCAGCTGAGAGAGCGCCACCAGGGGCTGAAGAAGAAGTACCGCGAGCTGATC GACGGCGACCCGTCGCTGCCTCCGGAGAAACGCCACCAG GTGAACCTGGCGCAGCTCCTCGGGAATTCCAAAGAGCGAGAGAAGAAGCTGacggaggagctgaaggagctgaaccaGAGGCTGACGGAGGCGCAGGGGGACAACAAG CTCCTCAGGATGACCATCACCCGTCAGAGGCTGGGGGACGAGGAGGTGGGGGCGCGCCACTTCCCCGCGCACGAGCGGGAAGACCTGGTTCGCCAGCTGGAGAGGGCGGGGCTTCAG ctggaggaggcggagcacAACGTGAAGGCGGTGACGGACGAGCTGCAGGACGTGAAGGCGGAGCGCAACGTCTTCCGAGAGAAGGCGTGCCGGCTCAACGTGGAGCTCAACCACGTGCTGGGGAACCGCGAGGCCCGCGTCATCGACGTGGACGCCCTGTGCATGGAGAACAG GTATTTACACGACCGTTTCGGGCAACTCCAAGAGGAGGTGGACCTGCTGAAGTCCAACATCCTGAAGTACAAG ATGGctctggagaggaggaagaactcTGGGAAACCACACGCTGCCCTCAGCGGCGTCCTGTCTGCCAAACAAG tccAGGAGACGCTCCTGGTGGAGCGGGGCTGCAGCCTGCCGGCCACGCCCCAGTCCATCTCCGACCTGAAGTCTCTGGCCACGGCTCTGCTGGAGACCATCCATGAGAAGAACCTGGTCATCCAGCACCAGCGGCACACCAACAG GATCCTGGGAAACCGAGTGGCGGacctggagaagaagctgaagacgCTGGAGGTGTCGGGACTGTGGAGTCTTCCAG GTGACAGAAGCTCCCATGATTCATGGTGGGGAAGCGGCGCCGCTGGCAGCGACCCCGGCACAGATGGCGTCAGCGGGGGGGACGCACCTGTGCTGCTCGGGCCTCTGGCAGGGGCGGAGACGGATGGAACCGGCGGGAGAGCCACCGGAGCCGTGACCCTGACGGAAGAACCGTCCGTCCCGGAACTGGGAGAGGGGCGGAGTCCCGTGGAGGAGGCGGGGCACGAGGAGGAAGGCGCCGAGGACGAGGAGCTGGGTTCCAccgtggaggagggagaggaggcggcCGTGGCGCTGGGCGCCCTCTCCGCTGGCGCCGGCTTCCCGTGGCTCCCAGGCAAACACGGCGGTCCAGACGAGGGTGGGAACGCCGACCCCGAACGTACAGACGCAGCCATGTCCACGGAGCGGCCGGGTACCAGGGAGGTCGACGCCCACCGCCGATAG
- the ccdc149a gene encoding coiled-coil domain-containing protein 149-A isoform X2 has protein sequence MMQFSKRSETDWQGLVSEFLVCKRKLESKKDALLILSKELDTCQQERDQYKLMANQLRERHQGLKKKYRELIDGDPSLPPEKRHQVNLAQLLGNSKEREKKLTEELKELNQRLTEAQGDNKLLRMTITRQRLGDEEVGARHFPAHEREDLVRQLERAGLQLEEAEHNVKAVTDELQDVKAERNVFREKACRLNVELNHVLGNREARVIDVDALCMENRYLHDRFGQLQEEVDLLKSNILKYKMALERRKNSGKPHAALSGVLSAKQVQETLLVERGCSLPATPQSISDLKSLATALLETIHEKNLVIQHQRHTNRILGNRVADLEKKLKTLEVSGLWSLPGTPDSITDGATDGLPPELRPTPVTLRPNVAPVAPPPAGDRSSHDSWWGSGAAGSDPGTDGVSGGDAPVLLGPLAGAETDGTGGRATGAVTLTEEPSVPELGEGRSPVEEAGHEEEGAEDEELGSTVEEGEEAAVALGALSAGAGFPWLPGKHGGPDEGGNADPERTDAAMSTERPGTREVDAHRR, from the exons ATGATGCAGTTTTCCAAGCGGAGCGAGACCGACTGGCAGGGGCTCGTCAGCGAG TTCCTGGTGTGTAAACGGAAGCTGGAGAGCAAGAAGGACGCGCTGCTCATCCTGTCCAAGGAGCTGGACACCTGCCAGCAGGAGCGGGACCAGTACAAGCTGATGGCCAACCAGCTGAGAGAGCGCCACCAGGGGCTGAAGAAGAAGTACCGCGAGCTGATC GACGGCGACCCGTCGCTGCCTCCGGAGAAACGCCACCAG GTGAACCTGGCGCAGCTCCTCGGGAATTCCAAAGAGCGAGAGAAGAAGCTGacggaggagctgaaggagctgaaccaGAGGCTGACGGAGGCGCAGGGGGACAACAAG CTCCTCAGGATGACCATCACCCGTCAGAGGCTGGGGGACGAGGAGGTGGGGGCGCGCCACTTCCCCGCGCACGAGCGGGAAGACCTGGTTCGCCAGCTGGAGAGGGCGGGGCTTCAG ctggaggaggcggagcacAACGTGAAGGCGGTGACGGACGAGCTGCAGGACGTGAAGGCGGAGCGCAACGTCTTCCGAGAGAAGGCGTGCCGGCTCAACGTGGAGCTCAACCACGTGCTGGGGAACCGCGAGGCCCGCGTCATCGACGTGGACGCCCTGTGCATGGAGAACAG GTATTTACACGACCGTTTCGGGCAACTCCAAGAGGAGGTGGACCTGCTGAAGTCCAACATCCTGAAGTACAAG ATGGctctggagaggaggaagaactcTGGGAAACCACACGCTGCCCTCAGCGGCGTCCTGTCTGCCAAACAAG tccAGGAGACGCTCCTGGTGGAGCGGGGCTGCAGCCTGCCGGCCACGCCCCAGTCCATCTCCGACCTGAAGTCTCTGGCCACGGCTCTGCTGGAGACCATCCATGAGAAGAACCTGGTCATCCAGCACCAGCGGCACACCAACAG GATCCTGGGAAACCGAGTGGCGGacctggagaagaagctgaagacgCTGGAGGTGTCGGGACTGTGGAGTCTTCCAG GGACGCCTGACAGCATCACTGACGGCGCCACTGACGGCCTCCCGCCGGAGCTCCGCCCAACACCTGTCACGCTCCGCCCCAACGTGGCGCCCGTGGCGCCGCCACCCGCAG GTGACAGAAGCTCCCATGATTCATGGTGGGGAAGCGGCGCCGCTGGCAGCGACCCCGGCACAGATGGCGTCAGCGGGGGGGACGCACCTGTGCTGCTCGGGCCTCTGGCAGGGGCGGAGACGGATGGAACCGGCGGGAGAGCCACCGGAGCCGTGACCCTGACGGAAGAACCGTCCGTCCCGGAACTGGGAGAGGGGCGGAGTCCCGTGGAGGAGGCGGGGCACGAGGAGGAAGGCGCCGAGGACGAGGAGCTGGGTTCCAccgtggaggagggagaggaggcggcCGTGGCGCTGGGCGCCCTCTCCGCTGGCGCCGGCTTCCCGTGGCTCCCAGGCAAACACGGCGGTCCAGACGAGGGTGGGAACGCCGACCCCGAACGTACAGACGCAGCCATGTCCACGGAGCGGCCGGGTACCAGGGAGGTCGACGCCCACCGCCGATAG
- the ccdc149a gene encoding coiled-coil domain-containing protein 149-A isoform X4, whose protein sequence is MANQLRERHQGLKKKYRELIDGDPSLPPEKRHQVNLAQLLGNSKEREKKLTEELKELNQRLTEAQGDNKLLRMTITRQRLGDEEVGARHFPAHEREDLVRQLERAGLQLEEAEHNVKAVTDELQDVKAERNVFREKACRLNVELNHVLGNREARVIDVDALCMENRYLHDRFGQLQEEVDLLKSNILKYKMALERRKNSGKPHAALSGVLSAKQVQETLLVERGCSLPATPQSISDLKSLATALLETIHEKNLVIQHQRHTNRILGNRVADLEKKLKTLEVSGLWSLPGLTYHVSMGTGRTPDSITDGATDGLPPELRPTPVTLRPNVAPVAPPPAGDRSSHDSWWGSGAAGSDPGTDGVSGGDAPVLLGPLAGAETDGTGGRATGAVTLTEEPSVPELGEGRSPVEEAGHEEEGAEDEELGSTVEEGEEAAVALGALSAGAGFPWLPGKHGGPDEGGNADPERTDAAMSTERPGTREVDAHRR, encoded by the exons ATGGCCAACCAGCTGAGAGAGCGCCACCAGGGGCTGAAGAAGAAGTACCGCGAGCTGATC GACGGCGACCCGTCGCTGCCTCCGGAGAAACGCCACCAG GTGAACCTGGCGCAGCTCCTCGGGAATTCCAAAGAGCGAGAGAAGAAGCTGacggaggagctgaaggagctgaaccaGAGGCTGACGGAGGCGCAGGGGGACAACAAG CTCCTCAGGATGACCATCACCCGTCAGAGGCTGGGGGACGAGGAGGTGGGGGCGCGCCACTTCCCCGCGCACGAGCGGGAAGACCTGGTTCGCCAGCTGGAGAGGGCGGGGCTTCAG ctggaggaggcggagcacAACGTGAAGGCGGTGACGGACGAGCTGCAGGACGTGAAGGCGGAGCGCAACGTCTTCCGAGAGAAGGCGTGCCGGCTCAACGTGGAGCTCAACCACGTGCTGGGGAACCGCGAGGCCCGCGTCATCGACGTGGACGCCCTGTGCATGGAGAACAG GTATTTACACGACCGTTTCGGGCAACTCCAAGAGGAGGTGGACCTGCTGAAGTCCAACATCCTGAAGTACAAG ATGGctctggagaggaggaagaactcTGGGAAACCACACGCTGCCCTCAGCGGCGTCCTGTCTGCCAAACAAG tccAGGAGACGCTCCTGGTGGAGCGGGGCTGCAGCCTGCCGGCCACGCCCCAGTCCATCTCCGACCTGAAGTCTCTGGCCACGGCTCTGCTGGAGACCATCCATGAGAAGAACCTGGTCATCCAGCACCAGCGGCACACCAACAG GATCCTGGGAAACCGAGTGGCGGacctggagaagaagctgaagacgCTGGAGGTGTCGGGACTGTGGAGTCTTCCAG GCCTGACCTACCACGTATCCATGGGAACAGGGC GGACGCCTGACAGCATCACTGACGGCGCCACTGACGGCCTCCCGCCGGAGCTCCGCCCAACACCTGTCACGCTCCGCCCCAACGTGGCGCCCGTGGCGCCGCCACCCGCAG GTGACAGAAGCTCCCATGATTCATGGTGGGGAAGCGGCGCCGCTGGCAGCGACCCCGGCACAGATGGCGTCAGCGGGGGGGACGCACCTGTGCTGCTCGGGCCTCTGGCAGGGGCGGAGACGGATGGAACCGGCGGGAGAGCCACCGGAGCCGTGACCCTGACGGAAGAACCGTCCGTCCCGGAACTGGGAGAGGGGCGGAGTCCCGTGGAGGAGGCGGGGCACGAGGAGGAAGGCGCCGAGGACGAGGAGCTGGGTTCCAccgtggaggagggagaggaggcggcCGTGGCGCTGGGCGCCCTCTCCGCTGGCGCCGGCTTCCCGTGGCTCCCAGGCAAACACGGCGGTCCAGACGAGGGTGGGAACGCCGACCCCGAACGTACAGACGCAGCCATGTCCACGGAGCGGCCGGGTACCAGGGAGGTCGACGCCCACCGCCGATAG
- the lgi2a gene encoding leucine-rich repeat LGI family member 2a, with protein sequence MVAAVNLWLLVSLSLLVQPGHLQKPFRCARSCSCSKESIICVGISSVPRTPPGDISSLSIVNGTFSEVKEAMFAHMPSLQLLLLNSNSLTAVRDDAFSGLPHLEYLFIESNKIETVSRFAFRGLRDLTHLSLANNNIKFLPRDLFSDLDSLIELDLRGNAFECDCRAKWLMTWLKSTNATVSSVACAGPEDMKGKSLNDQSSLHDDCISTDFVVHQTIASESLSIDTFDYKDDVYVTIGAPSADSCMVYQWDHIEMNFRTYDNITGQSVVSCKPVVIVDQVFVIVAQLFGGSYIYKFDEDQSKFSKFQDIEVTKISKPNDVEAFQIGSDWFFVIADSSKAGLSTLYKWNNKGFYSYQSLHEWYRDTDVEYLDLDGKAHLILSSRSQVPVIYQWSRSNQKFVLQGEIPNMDDVVAVKHFRIKGDLYLAMTRYIGDSKVLYWGPKQFAEIQALPSRGSMVLQPFSFKERHYLALGSDYTFSQILLWDGDRKVFDRFKEVYIQAPRSFTVISTDRRDFIFTSSFKGNTQIFEHVLIDLSL encoded by the exons ATGGTGGCGGCCGTCAACCTCTGGCTCCTggtgtccctgtccctgctggtcCAGCCCGGACATCTGCAGAAGCCGTTCCGCTGCGCCAGATCATGCAGCTGCTCCAAGGAGTCCATCATCTGCGTGGGCATCTCCAGCGTCCCGAGGACCCCCCCCGGCGACATCAGCTCACT GAGCATCGTCAACGGGACCTTCTCGGAGGTCAAAGAGGCCATGTTTGCGCACATGCCGTCGCTCCAGCTGCT GCTCCTGAATTCCAACTCTCTCACAGCTGTGAGGGACGACGCCTTCTCAGGTCTTCCACATCTGGAGTACCT gttCATTGAAAGCAACAAGATCGAGACAGTGTCCAGATTTGCCTTCAGAGGACTCAGGGACCtgactcacct gtCTTTGGCAAATAACAACATCAAGTTCCTGCCCAGGGACCTTTTCTCCGACTTGGACTCGCTCATAGAACT GGACCTGCGGGGCAACGCCTTCGAGTGCGACTGCCGTGCCAAGTGGTTGATGACGTGGCTGAAGAGCACCAACGCCACGGTGTCCAGCGTGGCGTGTGCCGGGCCGGAGGACATGAAGGGCAAGAGCCTCAACGACCAGAGCAGCCTGCACGACGACTGCATctccacag ATTTTGTTGTCCACCAGACCATCGCGTCGGAGTCCCTCTCCATCGACACCTTCGACTATAAGGACGACGTCTACGTCACCATCGGCGCTCCCAGTGCAGACAGCTGTATGGTGTACCAGTGGGACCACATCGAGATGAACTTCAGGACCTACGATAACATCACAG GTCAGTCCGTGGTGAGCTGCAAGCCGGTCGTGATCGTGGACCAGGTCTTCGTCATTGTGGCCCAGCTGTTCGGAGGCTCTTACATCTACAAGTTTGACGAAGACCAGAGCAAGTTCAGCAAGTTCCAGGACATCGAGGTCACCAAGATCTCCAAACCCAACGACGTGGAGGCGTTCCAGATCGGCTCCGACTGGTTCTTCGTGATTGCCGACAGCTCAAAGGCGGGCTTGTCCACCCTCTACAAGTGGAACAACAAGGGATTCTATTCCTACCAGTCGCTGCACGAGTGGTACCGGGACACGGACGTCGAATACCTGGACCTGGACGGGAAGGCTCACCTCATCCTGTCGAGCCGCTCGCAGGTGCCCGTCATCTACCAGTGGAGCCGCAGCAACCAGAAGTTCGTCCTGCAAGGCGAGATCCCCAACATGGACGACGTCGTGGCCGTGAAGCACTTCCGGATCAAAGGAGACCTCTACCTGGCCATGACGCGCTACATCGGCGACTCCAAAGTCCTGTATTGGGGTCCCAAACAGTTTGCAGAGATCCAGGCGTTACCCTCGCGGGGCTCCATGGTTCTGCAGCCGTTCTCTTTCAAGGAGCGCCACTACCTGGCCCTGGGCAGCGATTACACCTTCTCCCAGATCCTCCTGTGGGATGGTGACAGGAAGGTCTTCGACCGCTTCAAGGAGGTCTACATCCAGGCGCCGCGCTCCTTCACCGTCATCTCCACCGACCGCAGGGACTTCATCTTCACCTCCAGCTTCAAAGGAAACACCCAGATCTTTGAGCACGTCCTCATTGACCTGAGCCTGTGA
- the ccdc149a gene encoding coiled-coil domain-containing protein 149-A isoform X1 yields MMQFSKRSETDWQGLVSEFLVCKRKLESKKDALLILSKELDTCQQERDQYKLMANQLRERHQGLKKKYRELIDGDPSLPPEKRHQVNLAQLLGNSKEREKKLTEELKELNQRLTEAQGDNKLLRMTITRQRLGDEEVGARHFPAHEREDLVRQLERAGLQLEEAEHNVKAVTDELQDVKAERNVFREKACRLNVELNHVLGNREARVIDVDALCMENRYLHDRFGQLQEEVDLLKSNILKYKMALERRKNSGKPHAALSGVLSAKQVQETLLVERGCSLPATPQSISDLKSLATALLETIHEKNLVIQHQRHTNRILGNRVADLEKKLKTLEVSGLWSLPGLTYHVSMGTGRTPDSITDGATDGLPPELRPTPVTLRPNVAPVAPPPAGDRSSHDSWWGSGAAGSDPGTDGVSGGDAPVLLGPLAGAETDGTGGRATGAVTLTEEPSVPELGEGRSPVEEAGHEEEGAEDEELGSTVEEGEEAAVALGALSAGAGFPWLPGKHGGPDEGGNADPERTDAAMSTERPGTREVDAHRR; encoded by the exons ATGATGCAGTTTTCCAAGCGGAGCGAGACCGACTGGCAGGGGCTCGTCAGCGAG TTCCTGGTGTGTAAACGGAAGCTGGAGAGCAAGAAGGACGCGCTGCTCATCCTGTCCAAGGAGCTGGACACCTGCCAGCAGGAGCGGGACCAGTACAAGCTGATGGCCAACCAGCTGAGAGAGCGCCACCAGGGGCTGAAGAAGAAGTACCGCGAGCTGATC GACGGCGACCCGTCGCTGCCTCCGGAGAAACGCCACCAG GTGAACCTGGCGCAGCTCCTCGGGAATTCCAAAGAGCGAGAGAAGAAGCTGacggaggagctgaaggagctgaaccaGAGGCTGACGGAGGCGCAGGGGGACAACAAG CTCCTCAGGATGACCATCACCCGTCAGAGGCTGGGGGACGAGGAGGTGGGGGCGCGCCACTTCCCCGCGCACGAGCGGGAAGACCTGGTTCGCCAGCTGGAGAGGGCGGGGCTTCAG ctggaggaggcggagcacAACGTGAAGGCGGTGACGGACGAGCTGCAGGACGTGAAGGCGGAGCGCAACGTCTTCCGAGAGAAGGCGTGCCGGCTCAACGTGGAGCTCAACCACGTGCTGGGGAACCGCGAGGCCCGCGTCATCGACGTGGACGCCCTGTGCATGGAGAACAG GTATTTACACGACCGTTTCGGGCAACTCCAAGAGGAGGTGGACCTGCTGAAGTCCAACATCCTGAAGTACAAG ATGGctctggagaggaggaagaactcTGGGAAACCACACGCTGCCCTCAGCGGCGTCCTGTCTGCCAAACAAG tccAGGAGACGCTCCTGGTGGAGCGGGGCTGCAGCCTGCCGGCCACGCCCCAGTCCATCTCCGACCTGAAGTCTCTGGCCACGGCTCTGCTGGAGACCATCCATGAGAAGAACCTGGTCATCCAGCACCAGCGGCACACCAACAG GATCCTGGGAAACCGAGTGGCGGacctggagaagaagctgaagacgCTGGAGGTGTCGGGACTGTGGAGTCTTCCAG GCCTGACCTACCACGTATCCATGGGAACAGGGC GGACGCCTGACAGCATCACTGACGGCGCCACTGACGGCCTCCCGCCGGAGCTCCGCCCAACACCTGTCACGCTCCGCCCCAACGTGGCGCCCGTGGCGCCGCCACCCGCAG GTGACAGAAGCTCCCATGATTCATGGTGGGGAAGCGGCGCCGCTGGCAGCGACCCCGGCACAGATGGCGTCAGCGGGGGGGACGCACCTGTGCTGCTCGGGCCTCTGGCAGGGGCGGAGACGGATGGAACCGGCGGGAGAGCCACCGGAGCCGTGACCCTGACGGAAGAACCGTCCGTCCCGGAACTGGGAGAGGGGCGGAGTCCCGTGGAGGAGGCGGGGCACGAGGAGGAAGGCGCCGAGGACGAGGAGCTGGGTTCCAccgtggaggagggagaggaggcggcCGTGGCGCTGGGCGCCCTCTCCGCTGGCGCCGGCTTCCCGTGGCTCCCAGGCAAACACGGCGGTCCAGACGAGGGTGGGAACGCCGACCCCGAACGTACAGACGCAGCCATGTCCACGGAGCGGCCGGGTACCAGGGAGGTCGACGCCCACCGCCGATAG